The sequence below is a genomic window from uncultured Methanobrevibacter sp..
CATATCATGAGTTAAAAGAAAACGATTAGTATCTTTCTTTTAAAAACATGTAAATGAAAAATGCAATAAGCAATACTACAATAACCGGCAAGAGCCATATGAACAATTTAAACAGCAATACTGCTACGAATATAGCAATTATAATAAATACTAAATCTTGTAATTCCATGTAATTCAATTATATAATATATCATATATAAACTTTAAGTGAATTTCATGGTTCAACTTATTTTTTAGACAAACTTAATAAATATAAAATTCAAAAATAATATTATTATATTTTCATGGAGTATAAAATGACAATAGTAGTGATTAACAATAAAGGGCAATATAACCATAGAATCGCGAGAAGTTTACAATATCTTAAAATACCATCAGAATTAGTTTCAAATACTCTAAGCATTGAAGAAATTGAAGCTAAAAATCCAATAGGATTAATTTTGGGAGGAGGACCTTCCCTGGAGGGTGCCGGTAACAGTGAAGAATATATCAAACATTTTGACTTGCCGATTTTAGGAATATGTCTTGGACACCAACTGATTGCAAAGGCCTATGGTGGAGAGGTTACTACTTCCGATACTGAAAGTTATGCTCAAGTGAAAATAAATATTGATAATGATGAAAATTTATTTGAAGGATTGGCTCCTGAAATGGATGTGTGGTCATCACACAAAGACGAAGTTAAAAGCATTCCCGAAGAGTTTGAAATTTTAGCTAGTTCCAACTTATGCGATGTTGAATCCTTTAAACATAAAGACAAAGATGTATACGGAATTCAATTCCACCCAGAAGTACATCACACTCCAAAAGGAGAAATAATATTTAAGAATTTTTATAAAATCTGTCAAGAAAAGGTGTAATAATGATTGATAATGCTGAAGATTTAGCAACAAAAGCACAAGATTATAAAACTGGTTTGAAAAGACAATATGTTAATATCCCTATTGGCGATGAAGAATATGGATTTAGAATTTCAGGTATTGGAGCAAAATCCGTTAAACTCGAAAAATTCGTCAAATACGATGATATCATCGAAGCCATTGAATCCGGAAATGACAAGGGTCTTGAAGCAATGATAAAACAAATCATTGAAGACTATGAAGAAGATGAAGATGAGGAATAAAATGTTAGGCCCTAAAGAATTTATTGAAAATGCAATTAAAGAAATCAAAGAACAAATCGGTGATGAAAAAGCTATAATTGCATTATCCGGTGGAGTTGACAGTTCAGTATGTTCCGTGCTTGTTCAAAAAGCTATCGGTGATAACTTAACTGCAATTTTTGTAGACCACGGTCTTTTAAGAGAAGGGGAAGTTGAACAGGTAACCGAAACCTTCAAAGACAGGTTAAACTTCAAGTTTGTAGATGCTTCCGATGAATTTATGGATGCTCTTGCAGGATATGATGATCCTGAAGACAAAAGGAAAATCATTGGAAAAGTATTCATCGACGTGTTTGAAAGGGAAGCAATTAAATCAGGAGCTAAATATTTGGTTCAAGGAACCATTGCTCCTGACTGGATTGAAACCGAAGGCGAAATCAAATCACACCACAACCTTGCTCTTCCAAGCGGAATGGAACTTGAATTATGCGAACCTATTCGTGACTTGTACAAGGATGAAGTCAGAGAAATCGGTGACGAATTAGGATTGCCTGCTACAACAGTCTACAGACAACCTTTCCCAGGACCTGGTCTTGGAGTACGTGTTGTCGGAGCACTTACAAGAGAAAATGTTGAAATCTGCAGAAAAGCAAATAAAATCGTCTGTGATGAAGTTGAAGCTGCAGGTATCGACAAGGACGTATGGCAGTATTTCGCTGTTTTAACCGACACTAAAGTTACAGGTGTTAAAGGAGACCAAAGAGACTTCGGATACCTTGTGGTAGTAAGAATTGTCAATTCAATTGATGCAATGACAGCATCAGTTGCTGAACTTCCTTGGGAAGTCGTGCAAACAATTTCAAAAAGAATTACTTCTGAAATTTCTGAAGTCACTCACGTTGCACTATCCATTAGTGACAAACCACCTGCAACCATCGAATTCTGTTAAATACTATTTTAATTAATAGTATTTCATTTTACTTTTTTTAAAACCATGAAAACCACAAAAAATGCTTATCTGGCCAAGTTAACAGAGCAAATTCAAATGAAATCTGTTGAGGTTGGAAAAAATCTTGAAGGAACAACACCTCCATCAGTCTTTATCGGAAGATGGTCATATCCCAAAGTCTATGCAGGTCCAATGATGAGCTCCCAAATGGGCGATACATACATCATGGACTCTCCGGAGTCATGGATTGGTCAAAACAAAACCCAGGATGAAATCATTAACTACAGGATGAGTCTTGTAAGGGGAAAACAGCTGATAAAAATAGATGATTTGGAAAATCCATTTGTTGAAAAACTGCAAGATATATCATTGGCATCCAAATCAATAGACAGTGAGGCAACTTTCGGAAGAAGACCAACAGGATCAATGCTTACAGAAGACAGCATGCCCCACGGTCCGAGTGCAGTTATTGAAAGCTTTGATATTGATGCTGTAAGATGGGACAGGCAGCTTGAAAAGACATTCTATGACACTGATTTAAAAGCAGTTGATGCAGTTGTAAATCTTCACAACAAGGACGTTCCTTTCTCAGCAATGCAAAAGGCATTTTCTGTCGGAGCTATCGGAACAAAAAACAAAAGAAGACTTGTTCCAACACGCTGGTCAATTACGGCATGCGATTCCACACTGGCAGATGAATTTTTAAAAGAAGTGAGAAAATTTGAAAGACTTGACACATACAGGCTTTTTGAATTTGGAGCACTTAACAATTATTACATAATCATTTTAACACCTACAGAATGGCAATACGAATGGTATGAGGCATTCATCAAACTGATGAAAAATGAGGAACTGATATTTTCAGATTATGAAACAAACGGCGGTAAAAAAGAATATTCGAGAGTAGGAGGATGCTATTATACTGCAAAGATGGCAGTTCTCGATTACCTGATGAAAATCAAAAAACAGTCAGGACTTATAATTTTAAGAGAAGCATACGACGGATATGTTCCGCTGGGCGTTTTCAATGTAAGGGAAAATATCAAGGAAGCTATGCTTAGACCATACCTGGAGTTTGAAACCCTGGAAGATTGTCTTAAGTATTCAGGAACAAAACTGAGAATTCCAATTAACAGATATGTAAAGCAGGGAACACTGCTTAATGAGATGCTTCACACAAAACAGACTACTCTAGACATGTACTTTAAAAGTGGATAACTATGTTTAAGTTTAAAACCCCTTCAAAAAAAACCAAAGAGATAATGTCCGAAGTTGCATTGGGAATGCATGAGGACGTTAACTACGAGCAAAATGCCCTAAACAAAATCAAAAATTTGACAGGACATGAAAATGCAAGAATAACATCAAGCGGAAACAACAGTATTTTCATTGCACTGTCCTCAATAGAAGGAGACATCATAGTGCCTGATCAGGGAGGATGGCACGGTTTTAAACAGATTGCAAAATTTTTAGGGAAAAAAATCATTACCCTTAAAACAGATTTAGGTCTTATAAATCCAGATTATATTGACTATATTGATTTTAGTGAAAATTCAGCACTGATTTATACAAGCTTTGCAGGATACTGTGCAGAGCAGGACACAAAAGCCATTTCACAATATTGCAAAGACAAAAGTATTACAACAATTGAAGATGCATCTGCAGGAATCGGAGATGCAGAACAAAAACTGGGATGCGGGAAATATTCAGACATAATCATTGCATCCACAGGTTCGCCGAAAATCATCAATGTGGGAAGCGGAGGATTCATTACATCAGAAAGTGATGAAATTTTTGCAAAAACTTCACTTCCTCAAAAATTAAGTAAAACTAATCAAATTATATGCAGTGGTATATGTGTGGAACTTGAAAATGTTAATGAAAAACTAGAACTTACAGTAAATGCAACAAAGCATTTAAAAAACAGTATAGATAATACATTACATGCAGATAAACGAGGCGTTAATGTAATTATACCACATGCAAATGCAAAGGAGATAAGTTGGAAATTGAAAAAGTCCCTGCCGACAGACAAAAGCGGATTTATTACAACATGCCCAAACTACAACAGAGTAAAACAGAAGGCAATTGCAATTGAAGTTAAAAATCTGGCATATGACTGCCTTGAAAAACAATACCTTGAAAAAATAATAGAAGAAATTAATAGTCTACTGTAAGTTTAGTGATTCTATCAATCAATAAATCTTCGATAGACATATTCTCCAATTCAAAATCACTTATTTTATAGATTTCCTTTAATTTTTCTTCATTTGCTATTAAAACATCATCATCAGAAATAAACAAAGAATTCAATTCATCAGAATAATCATCACAATTTATTAAAACAGCACATAAATTCATTTCACCTTCGCTTAAGCCCAATATTTTAAAGGCCTTGGAA
It includes:
- the guaA gene encoding glutamine-hydrolyzing GMP synthase, with amino-acid sequence MLGPKEFIENAIKEIKEQIGDEKAIIALSGGVDSSVCSVLVQKAIGDNLTAIFVDHGLLREGEVEQVTETFKDRLNFKFVDASDEFMDALAGYDDPEDKRKIIGKVFIDVFEREAIKSGAKYLVQGTIAPDWIETEGEIKSHHNLALPSGMELELCEPIRDLYKDEVREIGDELGLPATTVYRQPFPGPGLGVRVVGALTRENVEICRKANKIVCDEVEAAGIDKDVWQYFAVLTDTKVTGVKGDQRDFGYLVVVRIVNSIDAMTASVAELPWEVVQTISKRITSEISEVTHVALSISDKPPATIEFC
- a CDS encoding GMP synthase subunit A; protein product: MTIVVINNKGQYNHRIARSLQYLKIPSELVSNTLSIEEIEAKNPIGLILGGGPSLEGAGNSEEYIKHFDLPILGICLGHQLIAKAYGGEVTTSDTESYAQVKINIDNDENLFEGLAPEMDVWSSHKDEVKSIPEEFEILASSNLCDVESFKHKDKDVYGIQFHPEVHHTPKGEIIFKNFYKICQEKV
- a CDS encoding DegT/DnrJ/EryC1/StrS family aminotransferase, producing the protein MFKFKTPSKKTKEIMSEVALGMHEDVNYEQNALNKIKNLTGHENARITSSGNNSIFIALSSIEGDIIVPDQGGWHGFKQIAKFLGKKIITLKTDLGLINPDYIDYIDFSENSALIYTSFAGYCAEQDTKAISQYCKDKSITTIEDASAGIGDAEQKLGCGKYSDIIIASTGSPKIINVGSGGFITSESDEIFAKTSLPQKLSKTNQIICSGICVELENVNEKLELTVNATKHLKNSIDNTLHADKRGVNVIIPHANAKEISWKLKKSLPTDKSGFITTCPNYNRVKQKAIAIEVKNLAYDCLEKQYLEKIIEEINSLL